The genomic interval CCAGCTTATTCCTGCTTGGTATGACATTGAAAAGCAGAATGTTATCGaggctctgaaaaaaatcaacagTGCAGCAATTACAAGTGATGGATGGACCAGCATTACTCAGGACCACTACCTTACAGTCACATTACATTTTGTCAGTGAGGGGAAAATGAAACAAACAGTCCTAAAAAGTAAAGCAGTCTATGATGTTCAGACAGGCCCTAATGTTGCCCAAGAAATAGAGACAATTTTGGAAGAGTTTGGAGTTAGGGAGAAAATAGTTGCCGTCACAGTGGACAATGCTGCAAACATGAATGTAGCTGTTAGTAGACTTCAGCTTAAAAAAATGGGATGCTTTGCGCATACACTGAACATTGCAGCACAGAAAATCTATTCGATAGACTCTGTTTCTCGATGGTGTGCACGGATCAGAAGTGTCATTGTATGGCTGAAGAGATCTTCAATGGCGAAGACTGTTTTGCTAGAGAAGCAACATCTCCTTAGTAAgtcatttaatattattaaatgataaaaaaaattctggtacTTGTATGTAAAGAAACATACAGCAGTAGAAATTGTCATTTGTTGTTTTTCAGACCTGCCACAGCATACGGTCATCCTGGATGTCCGAACTCGGTGGAATTCCCTCTATCTAATGATAGACAGATTTCTTGAGCAGTATCCTGCCATCCAAGCAGCTTCCATGGACCCAAGGCTGAGAGGCCCAATGGAGAGGGACAGGTAGAATGAATTAATGTGGCTGCAGTATAACTAATAATGAATCTGATTCATTGCATAATGGACAATTTATCAAATACCCCAGCCCCACACAATATTTATTTGATGCCAGATATAATGTTTGCAAATTTCAGATTGGAGCGCATCACTGATGAAGACCTCAAAAAGGCAGAGGAGTTTACAAAGCTTATGAGTGTAATGTACACTTCCACTCTATGTGTATCGAGTGACAGTACTCCAACCTGTGGCCAAGTCCTTCCTATCCTCCAGAAACTTGAAGAACACTTTCAAGTTCAAGAGAATGACACCCTCTTTGTGGCTGGAATCAAGAAAAAGGTTTGGGAAGATCTGTCCAAGCGGTACCAGGTACAGTACAGCAAACAGTAAAAGACACTACCCAGCTAGCTACAACTTGGTATTTCATGATGATGATAAATAATCATGAAATACCCAGTACAGATTACTGCTTTACAGATTAATTGTTTTGAATTGATTTTCTTACAGAATGAGGACATCAGGCACTTCCTTGAAGAGGCCACATTGATGGATCCACGCTTCAAAAATAAATTACTTGCAGACAACATTTGGGAGAGGGTGAGAATGGCTGCATTAATTGCACAAAACAAGGTATTTTTTTTCCCACACAGATACAAAGAGATATGTATAAATATCCACTTCTAATGGCAAGCTCTCTGTAAAGGTGTCAGAAGAacaggagagggagaaaggCCAAGAGCAAGAACAAGACAACACTTCAAAGGTGAATGCACACTGGCAATCAAAAGGATGAGACATTGtcttttcttaaatatatatatatatatatatatatatatatatatatatatatatatatatatatatatatatatatatatatatatatatatataactaatacccacattttcttgttttttaGGAAGTGCCTTGCAAGAAAGTAAAAACATGTCCATTAGCAGTTCTGTTTGAAAAGGAGGATAAAGCTTTGCAGGGGATTGTGCTTCCAAATGCTACTGGCTTGTCAGTTGGTGAGAGAGTTGACAGAGAACTTATTTTCTACAAAGACATGTCCTCAATCCCCACCTATGAAGACCCTGCTCTTTGGTGGTGGGAGAAGAGAGAGGCGTTGCCTATTCTGTTTCACCTGTCTGAATCTTACATGTCTGTCCAAGCCTCTTCTACCCCTTCAGAGAGGGTATTCTCCACTGCTGGAGATACAATAAGCCAGGAGAGGTCCCGAATTCTACCAGAGAAAGCAGACATGTTGATTTTCCTGCAGAAAAATTgttaattttttgttgttgcaagaatggcttaattaatatttacaGTACAGTACTTTTGTTGTTGCAAGAAAGGCTTAATTAACACTTTAATATATGTACAGTGCAGTACTTTTTTGACATTGCCAACCTGTAATTTAATTTCAGAGCaagtaataaacacaaaaaagattgtttgagtggcgtattgtgcctttttcctttaccactatttgtttaataattttaatggaaccggaatcggaaccggaatCGTTAGGCGGAATCGGAACCGGAACCGGAAAATTTCTGACGATTCCCAACCCtaccgatacggtaggagattaatctgaatgtggaggatttgaactgtgacgaatctgatgatgattgacagggcagataaacggtgatgacgggatgcacgtaactaatcgacagagtccgttaaagaaggtgaagtagtatgtcccaaagcttgcatactttctgctacacactcaaaagtataccttttcttcacaaaaagagtacatacttttaggacgtagtataagtacgcgaattgggacgcagcatgagagaccatttaaaggcctttgcaggtgtgttgagttaattagctgattagcgTGTGCCACCAGGTGTCTTCagtattgaaccttttcacaatattcaaattttctgatactgaatttgggatattccttagttgtcagttataataatcaaaatgaagagaaataaacatttgaaatatatcagtctttgtgtaatgaatgaatataatattcacgtttcactttttgaatggaattagtgaaataaatcaactttatgATGATATTCTGATTATATGACCAGTTCCTGTATAGTTTAGTTGTTTGTGTGGGTCTGTGTGTACAATATAGCCTGAATGATgcgactgaccaatcagaatccagcAGATGTTTGATATGTTGCCGACTGTCTTCCAGATGTTTGCTGATGCACACAGGGGCTGTTTATCTCACCTCATATATGACAACAGAAGTCACCGCATGTCTCGTCATTCAGAAGTACTGCATGGCCATTTTCCTCGCGACCTTCCTCTTCACCTTCATCGCCATCATGGTGAGATGATAAGTTTATGATTAGCTGAGCAGTTTATGATTTAAATGTACACTCTGTTCAAATATTTCAACAGAAATATTGTagaatattattgcaattttaaATAGCTTATAACTTAACCTcttaaagggggtcgcacaccggacgcggagctcggcagCGCGccgcgcagcgtctcaggtatcgcacaccaTACGAGCACATTCTAAAAggattttaaaaggctacgtttattatacatttccccaaaatatgtttagactttattcaagctgttgaactcagaatgtaaaacaaatgtgtcttgtagcaaagggtgaaatcagtataccttaacgataatacacttttaatataaagccttgaaatggcaggatttagaacaacttcctgagtcgccgcggacaggcgccgaatgccgccaccggtgtgcgtacactcattgaaaacaatgtgttcgaattttaaagacgtggcgcgccgccgagctccgcgtccggtgtgcgacccccttaagtttcacccccctttttaaaaaatatacatgaaaattcactatccaaacttaaatggttgcaattcaagaatgctttggaatatagacataagtttggtctcattttaaagaagacagtcagcagagtattgctcaagtgaaatcacttcaaagaatttaagtttaaaaaagttatggaagtttaaatgtactgtaaatcaaatatactgtactaatatacttaatatttaatataaatatatatgttacaaaataatgtgcactctaaaattactatcaaatcaaagccatatgtctaattttgtgttcaaaatatgaagttgatatcacaaaaattgaggttttgtttaggcgttgtaccacaaatagccaccgggtgtcattgaaattccattgatatttttaaatgcgatttcctgtgtcaaatgtatatatttttgtgtaaatatcacaaaacagtttgcagatatagaaccgtgagacctttccgacgatatgcgttttctcaagattagaaaaggtttttattataaagtggtttattataaaataatttatttattatattattattcacaggatgaatcttgatttcgtaagctttcgaatgatatatagtttgttaacattagatcaggataaatataggatataattgttttaaacatgcagtggcaaatgggcccacaggtgggccagtgacacttaaggggttaaagggttagttcacccaaaaaggtaaattctgtcattaattacttattctcatgtcgttccaaaccgtaagacatccgttcatcttcagaacacaaattaagatctttttgTTGAAATACGAGAGctttttaattaacactttcaaggcccagaaaggtagtaaagacatcgttaaaatagtGAGCGACCAGAACACTTTTTGagcgcaaaaacaaacaaaaataacgactttattcaacagttTCTTCTCGTCTGTGTCAGTCTGTTACGGTTGACGTAGTAAATGCAGTCCAGCGCTTAGGGCTGGGTATCGTTCAAAAATTATACCGATACCTTGACTTCGATAACGGTTCCTGAACGATACTTTTTTCAATAccaaatttatttttatgttttaagaagattacattacctcaaaaaaaactttggttttattttttcagtttgtTGACTTTTTATACAGACTCAAAGACTCATAAAGAGGTTAGTACTGGGGGGCAGAATAGTGTATATGCCTCGCGCTCAAACGCACACACAAAGCTTGCCGCAAAGCACTGGCAAAAGTTGCCTAATATGTATAGATATAGCAAAGAGACTTTAATTTTAATCGTTTATTAATAAACTAGTGTTTTTTGAGTCCGTGTTGGGCTGCAAAGATGAAGTTGGCGATGCTGACTCGAAATCATCGCAGTAGTGAACGCACCCGCGCCGATAGAGAATAATGCACCTTTCATTTGGATTACATAAAGTATatgtttttgatttgtttatagatatttagatatcaaaataaatatttcaagctttctataggcctctttctcatgtctgtgaggaaAGTATATGCTGAGATTCGGATCAGTTTTTCTTGCAGTCAAATACAGAGAA from Pseudorasbora parva isolate DD20220531a chromosome 3, ASM2467924v1, whole genome shotgun sequence carries:
- the LOC137072155 gene encoding E3 SUMO-protein ligase ZBED1 yields the protein MTKCLNPKYHPPSRDSLANQLIPAWYDIEKQNVIEALKKINSAAITSDGWTSITQDHYLTVTLHFVSEGKMKQTVLKSKAVYDVQTGPNVAQEIETILEEFGVREKIVAVTVDNAANMNVAVSRLQLKKMGCFAHTLNIAAQKIYSIDSVSRWCARIRSVIVWLKRSSMAKTVLLEKQHLLNLPQHTVILDVRTRWNSLYLMIDRFLEQYPAIQAASMDPRLRGPMERDRLERITDEDLKKAEEFTKLMSVMYTSTLCVSSDSTPTCGQVLPILQKLEEHFQVQENDTLFVAGIKKKVWEDLSKRYQNEDIRHFLEEATLMDPRFKNKLLADNIWERVRMAALIAQNKVSEEQEREKGQEQEQDNTSKEVPCKKVKTCPLAVLFEKEDKALQGIVLPNATGLSVGERVDRELIFYKDMSSIPTYEDPALWWWEKREALPILFHLSESYMSVQASSTPSERVFSTAGDTISQERSRILPEKADMLIFLQKNC